A stretch of the Lepidochelys kempii isolate rLepKem1 chromosome 15, rLepKem1.hap2, whole genome shotgun sequence genome encodes the following:
- the SGSM1 gene encoding small G protein signaling modulator 1 isoform X1 — protein MAAAPAEAETRQRLLRTVKKEVKQIMEEAVTRKFVHEDSSHIISFCAAVEACVLHSLKRRAAGFLRSNKIAALFMKVGKSFPLAEDLSRKVQDLEQLIENTRNQVQGVQENARKVQKLPNLSPQAIKHLWIRTALFEKVLDKIVHYLVENSSKYYEKEALLMDPVDGPILASLLVGPCALEYTKMKTADHFWTDPSADELVQRHRIHSSHCRHDSPTKRPALCIQKRHSSGSMDDRPSLSARDYVESLHQNSRATLLYGKNNVMVQPRDDMEAIPGYLSLHQTADIMTLKWTPNQLMNGSVGDLDYEKRLISKISQCPGKTERERGQSTNVYWDYAMTIRLEEIVYLHCHQQVDSGGTVVLVSQDGIQRPPLRFPKGGHLLQFLSCLENGLLPHGQLDPPLWSQRGKGKVFPKLRKRSPQGSSESASDKEDDEATDYVFRIIYPSMQSEFVPQELIDTPGSSLPSMWQPSTRKSSCSSCSQNSSSDGGPSNGCNHERTPLKLLCDNMKYQILSRAFYGWLAYCRHLSTVRTHLSALVNHNIVSPDLPCNASCGLTAEIWQKYLQDSTSYEEQELLRLIYYGGIQPEIRKAVWPFLLGHYHFGMTEAERREVDDQIRAGYEQIMAEWLGCEAIVRQREKESHAAALAKCSSGASLDTHIQRMMHRDSTVSNESSQSCSSGRQSHARLQSDSSSSTQVFESVEDVEQTEADAQLEDGKQAKILNGMIANGTCSPESGHPSSQNFYSTSEHSFSTDDNATESSKTGACHQVKSGGAEAPKPQSSTNTLSEDKLVGEDLDSLEGEFPINGSLEVFIPVGGSTAGVLPDNEVVGLSVVDESWADSEAEKRSLVGSEDNLSEEPEMESLYPQLDSLAVADLANNEVSSVSSTGVTYSPELLDMYTVNLHRIEKDVQRCDRNYWYFTPANLEKLRNVMCSYIWQHIEIGYVQGMCDLLAPLLVILDDEALAFSCFTEVMKRMNQNFPHGGAMDTHFANMRSLIQILDSELFELMHQNGDYTHFYFCYRWFLLDFKRELVYDDVFSVWETIWAAARVSSSHYVLFIALALVEMYRDIILENNMDFTDIIKFFNEMAERHNTKQLLKLARDLVYKVQTLIENK, from the exons CGGCCGTGGAAGCCTGCGTCCTGCACAGCCTGAAGCGGAGAGCAGCTGGGTTCTTGCGCAGTAACAAGATTGCAGCCCTGTTCATGAAGGTGGGCAAGAGCTTCCCTCTGGCAGAAGATCTTTCTAGAAAGGTCCAAGATCTGGAGCAGCTCATCGAGAACAC ACGAAACCAGGTACAAGGCGTCCAGGAGAACGCGCGCAAAGTGCAGAAGCTGCCGAACCTGTCTCCCCAGGCCATCAAGCACCTCTGGATCCGCACAGCCCTCTTTGAAAAGGTCCTGGATAAAATCGTGCATTACCTGGTAGAAAACAGCAG TAAATACTATGAGAAAGAAGCTCTCCTGATGGATCCTGTAGATGGACCAATTCTTGCTTCCTTATTGG TGGGGCCTTGTGCGCTGGAGTACACCAAGATGAAGACGGCAGATCACTTCTGGACTGACCCCTCTGCTGACGAACTCGTTCAGAGGCATCGCATTCACAGCTCACACTGTCGCCACGACTCTCCCACTAAGCGCCCTGCCCTCTGT ATTCAGAAAAGGCATTCGAGTGGCAGCATGGACGACCGGCCGTCACTGTCTGCCAGAGACTACGTGGAGTCTTTGCATCAGAATTCCAGAGCCACACTACTCTACGGCAAAAACAACGTCATGGTGCAGCCG AGAGACGACATGGAAGCGATACCAGGGTACTTGTCCCTTCATCAGACTGCAGACATCATGACATTGAAATGGACCCCCAACCAGCTAATGAATGGTTCTGTGGGCGATCTGGACTATGAGAAAAG GCTAATTTCTAAAATTTCCCAGTGTCCAggcaagacagagagagagagaggtcaaaGCACAAA TGTGTACTGGGACTATGCCATGACCATCCGCCTTGAGGAGATCGTCTACCTGCACTGTCACCAGCAGG TAGACAGCGGTGGGACAGTCGTTTTGGTGAGTCAAGATGGGATTCAGAGGCCTCCGCTCAGGTTCCCCAAAGGAGGGCACCTGCTACAGTTTCTGTCCTGCCTAGAAAATGGTCTCCTTCCTCATGGACAGCTGGACCCACCTCTTTGGTCACAGAGGGGGAAG GGGAAGGTGTTTCCAAAGCTGAGAAAGCGAAGTCCCCAGGGCTCTTCCGAGTCGGCATCTGATAAGGAAGATGATGAAGCTACGGACTACGTTTTCCGGATAATATACCCCAGCATGCAGTCAGAGTTTG TGCCCCAGGAGCTGATAGACACACCTGGCAGCAGCTTGCCTTCCATGTGGCAACCTAGCACCCGCAAGTCGTCCTGCTCCTCGTGCTCCCAGAACAGCTCCTCCGATGGTGGCCCATCCAACGGCTGCAACCACGAAAG AACCCCACTAAAGCTCCTGTGTGACAACATGAAGTACCAGATCCTCTCCCGGGCTTTCTATGGCT GGCTGGCATACTGTCGACATCTCTCCACTGTGCGAACCCACCTGTCTGCACTGGTTAACCACAACATTGTGTCTCCTGACCTACCATGTAAtgccagctgtggcctgactgCAGAGATATGGCAAAAATACCTGCAGGATAGCACG AGTTACGAGGAGCAGGAGTTGTTACGGCTCATCTACTACGGTGGGATCCAGCCTGAGATCAGGAAAGCCGTCTGGCCGTTCCTCTTGGGCCACTATCACTTCGGGATGACGGAAGCTGAGAGGAGAGAG GTTGACGATCAGATCCGGGCCGGCTACGAACAGATCATGGCGGAGTGGCTGGGCTGCGAGGCCATCGTTCGGCAAAGGGAGAAGGAATCCCACGCTGCGGCTCTGGCCAAGTGCTCTTCTGGGGCGAGCTTAGACACCCACATTCAGAGGATGATGCACAGAGATTCGACTGTCAGCAACGAG TCTTCCCAAAGCTGTAGCTCTGGCAGACAAAGCCACGCCCGGCTGCAGAGTGACTCCAGCTCCAGCACACAG GTGTTTGAATCAGTTGAGGATGTGGAACAGACCGAGGCAGATGCCCAACTCGAAGATGGCAAACAAGCCAAAATCCTAAATGGGATGATTGCCAATGGCACGTGTTCCCCTGAGTCTGGTCATCCCTCTTCCCAGAATTTCTACAGCACGTCAGAGCATAGCTTCAGCACTGACGATAACGCGACGGAATCCAGCAAAACCGGGGCCTGCCACCAAGTGAAATCCggtggggcagaagccccaaaACCACAGAGCTCAACCAACACACTATCAGAGGATAAGCTGGTGGGGGAGGATCTGGACAGCCTGGAAGGTGAATTTCCCATCAATGGAAGCTTAGAAGTCTTTATTCCAGTTGGCGGGAGCACAGCGGGGGTTTTGCCTGACAACGAAGTGGTGGGCCTTTCCGTGGTGGATGAGAGCTGGGCTGATAGCGAAGCTGAAAAGCGCAGCTTGGTGGGGAGTGAGGACAATCTGTCGGAGGAACCAGAGATGGAGAGCTTGTACCCACAGCTAGATTCACTAGCTGTGGCGGACTTGGCTAACAATGAAGTTTCTTCCGTCTCCTCAACTGGGGTCACCTATTCT CCAGAGCTCCTGGACATGTACACCGTGAACCTGCATCGCATTGAGAAGGATGTGCAGAGATGTGATCGGAATTACTGGTACTTCACGCCTGCCAACCTCGAGAAGCTCCGCAACGTCATGTGCAG CTACATCTGGCAGCACATTGAGATCGGCTATGTGCAGGGAATGTGCGACCTGCTGGCGCCTCTCCTGGTCATCCTGGACGATG AGGCGCTCGCGTTCAGCTGTTTCACCGAAGTTATGAAAAGGATGAACCAGAATTTCCCACACGGGGGAGCCATGGACACCCACTTTGCTAACATGAGGTCGCTGATCCAG ATCTTGGACTCTGAGCTCTTTGAGCTAATGCACCAGAATGGGGACTACACCCATTTCTACTTCTGCTATCGATGGTTTCTCCTGGACTTCAAGCGAG AGCTGGTGTATGATGATGTTTTCTCCGTCTGGGAGACAATCTGGGCAGCTGCACGAGTCTCCTCTTCGCACTATGTCCTCTTCATAGCCCTGGCCTTGGTGGAAATGTACCGGGACATCATTTTGGAAAATAACATGGATTTTACAGATATCATCAAGTTCTTCAATG AAATGGCCGAGCGGCACAACACCAAACAGCTCCTGAAGCTGGCCCGGGATCTCGTGTACAAAGTCCAGACGCTGATTGAGAATAAATGA
- the SGSM1 gene encoding small G protein signaling modulator 1 isoform X2: MAAAPAEAETRQRLLRTVKKEVKQIMEEAVTRKFVHEDSSHIISFCAAVEACVLHSLKRRAAGFLRSNKIAALFMKVGKSFPLAEDLSRKVQDLEQLIENTRNQVQGVQENARKVQKLPNLSPQAIKHLWIRTALFEKVLDKIVHYLVENSSKYYEKEALLMDPVDGPILASLLVGPCALEYTKMKTADHFWTDPSADELVQRHRIHSSHCRHDSPTKRPALCIQKRHSSGSMDDRPSLSARDYVESLHQNSRATLLYGKNNVMVQPRDDMEAIPGYLSLHQTADIMTLKWTPNQLMNGSVGDLDYEKSVYWDYAMTIRLEEIVYLHCHQQVDSGGTVVLVSQDGIQRPPLRFPKGGHLLQFLSCLENGLLPHGQLDPPLWSQRGKGKVFPKLRKRSPQGSSESASDKEDDEATDYVFRIIYPSMQSEFVPQELIDTPGSSLPSMWQPSTRKSSCSSCSQNSSSDGGPSNGCNHERTPLKLLCDNMKYQILSRAFYGWLAYCRHLSTVRTHLSALVNHNIVSPDLPCNASCGLTAEIWQKYLQDSTSYEEQELLRLIYYGGIQPEIRKAVWPFLLGHYHFGMTEAERREVDDQIRAGYEQIMAEWLGCEAIVRQREKESHAAALAKCSSGASLDTHIQRMMHRDSTVSNESSQSCSSGRQSHARLQSDSSSSTQVFESVEDVEQTEADAQLEDGKQAKILNGMIANGTCSPESGHPSSQNFYSTSEHSFSTDDNATESSKTGACHQVKSGGAEAPKPQSSTNTLSEDKLVGEDLDSLEGEFPINGSLEVFIPVGGSTAGVLPDNEVVGLSVVDESWADSEAEKRSLVGSEDNLSEEPEMESLYPQLDSLAVADLANNEVSSVSSTGVTYSPELLDMYTVNLHRIEKDVQRCDRNYWYFTPANLEKLRNVMCSYIWQHIEIGYVQGMCDLLAPLLVILDDEALAFSCFTEVMKRMNQNFPHGGAMDTHFANMRSLIQILDSELFELMHQNGDYTHFYFCYRWFLLDFKRELVYDDVFSVWETIWAAARVSSSHYVLFIALALVEMYRDIILENNMDFTDIIKFFNEMAERHNTKQLLKLARDLVYKVQTLIENK, translated from the exons CGGCCGTGGAAGCCTGCGTCCTGCACAGCCTGAAGCGGAGAGCAGCTGGGTTCTTGCGCAGTAACAAGATTGCAGCCCTGTTCATGAAGGTGGGCAAGAGCTTCCCTCTGGCAGAAGATCTTTCTAGAAAGGTCCAAGATCTGGAGCAGCTCATCGAGAACAC ACGAAACCAGGTACAAGGCGTCCAGGAGAACGCGCGCAAAGTGCAGAAGCTGCCGAACCTGTCTCCCCAGGCCATCAAGCACCTCTGGATCCGCACAGCCCTCTTTGAAAAGGTCCTGGATAAAATCGTGCATTACCTGGTAGAAAACAGCAG TAAATACTATGAGAAAGAAGCTCTCCTGATGGATCCTGTAGATGGACCAATTCTTGCTTCCTTATTGG TGGGGCCTTGTGCGCTGGAGTACACCAAGATGAAGACGGCAGATCACTTCTGGACTGACCCCTCTGCTGACGAACTCGTTCAGAGGCATCGCATTCACAGCTCACACTGTCGCCACGACTCTCCCACTAAGCGCCCTGCCCTCTGT ATTCAGAAAAGGCATTCGAGTGGCAGCATGGACGACCGGCCGTCACTGTCTGCCAGAGACTACGTGGAGTCTTTGCATCAGAATTCCAGAGCCACACTACTCTACGGCAAAAACAACGTCATGGTGCAGCCG AGAGACGACATGGAAGCGATACCAGGGTACTTGTCCCTTCATCAGACTGCAGACATCATGACATTGAAATGGACCCCCAACCAGCTAATGAATGGTTCTGTGGGCGATCTGGACTATGAGAAAAG TGTGTACTGGGACTATGCCATGACCATCCGCCTTGAGGAGATCGTCTACCTGCACTGTCACCAGCAGG TAGACAGCGGTGGGACAGTCGTTTTGGTGAGTCAAGATGGGATTCAGAGGCCTCCGCTCAGGTTCCCCAAAGGAGGGCACCTGCTACAGTTTCTGTCCTGCCTAGAAAATGGTCTCCTTCCTCATGGACAGCTGGACCCACCTCTTTGGTCACAGAGGGGGAAG GGGAAGGTGTTTCCAAAGCTGAGAAAGCGAAGTCCCCAGGGCTCTTCCGAGTCGGCATCTGATAAGGAAGATGATGAAGCTACGGACTACGTTTTCCGGATAATATACCCCAGCATGCAGTCAGAGTTTG TGCCCCAGGAGCTGATAGACACACCTGGCAGCAGCTTGCCTTCCATGTGGCAACCTAGCACCCGCAAGTCGTCCTGCTCCTCGTGCTCCCAGAACAGCTCCTCCGATGGTGGCCCATCCAACGGCTGCAACCACGAAAG AACCCCACTAAAGCTCCTGTGTGACAACATGAAGTACCAGATCCTCTCCCGGGCTTTCTATGGCT GGCTGGCATACTGTCGACATCTCTCCACTGTGCGAACCCACCTGTCTGCACTGGTTAACCACAACATTGTGTCTCCTGACCTACCATGTAAtgccagctgtggcctgactgCAGAGATATGGCAAAAATACCTGCAGGATAGCACG AGTTACGAGGAGCAGGAGTTGTTACGGCTCATCTACTACGGTGGGATCCAGCCTGAGATCAGGAAAGCCGTCTGGCCGTTCCTCTTGGGCCACTATCACTTCGGGATGACGGAAGCTGAGAGGAGAGAG GTTGACGATCAGATCCGGGCCGGCTACGAACAGATCATGGCGGAGTGGCTGGGCTGCGAGGCCATCGTTCGGCAAAGGGAGAAGGAATCCCACGCTGCGGCTCTGGCCAAGTGCTCTTCTGGGGCGAGCTTAGACACCCACATTCAGAGGATGATGCACAGAGATTCGACTGTCAGCAACGAG TCTTCCCAAAGCTGTAGCTCTGGCAGACAAAGCCACGCCCGGCTGCAGAGTGACTCCAGCTCCAGCACACAG GTGTTTGAATCAGTTGAGGATGTGGAACAGACCGAGGCAGATGCCCAACTCGAAGATGGCAAACAAGCCAAAATCCTAAATGGGATGATTGCCAATGGCACGTGTTCCCCTGAGTCTGGTCATCCCTCTTCCCAGAATTTCTACAGCACGTCAGAGCATAGCTTCAGCACTGACGATAACGCGACGGAATCCAGCAAAACCGGGGCCTGCCACCAAGTGAAATCCggtggggcagaagccccaaaACCACAGAGCTCAACCAACACACTATCAGAGGATAAGCTGGTGGGGGAGGATCTGGACAGCCTGGAAGGTGAATTTCCCATCAATGGAAGCTTAGAAGTCTTTATTCCAGTTGGCGGGAGCACAGCGGGGGTTTTGCCTGACAACGAAGTGGTGGGCCTTTCCGTGGTGGATGAGAGCTGGGCTGATAGCGAAGCTGAAAAGCGCAGCTTGGTGGGGAGTGAGGACAATCTGTCGGAGGAACCAGAGATGGAGAGCTTGTACCCACAGCTAGATTCACTAGCTGTGGCGGACTTGGCTAACAATGAAGTTTCTTCCGTCTCCTCAACTGGGGTCACCTATTCT CCAGAGCTCCTGGACATGTACACCGTGAACCTGCATCGCATTGAGAAGGATGTGCAGAGATGTGATCGGAATTACTGGTACTTCACGCCTGCCAACCTCGAGAAGCTCCGCAACGTCATGTGCAG CTACATCTGGCAGCACATTGAGATCGGCTATGTGCAGGGAATGTGCGACCTGCTGGCGCCTCTCCTGGTCATCCTGGACGATG AGGCGCTCGCGTTCAGCTGTTTCACCGAAGTTATGAAAAGGATGAACCAGAATTTCCCACACGGGGGAGCCATGGACACCCACTTTGCTAACATGAGGTCGCTGATCCAG ATCTTGGACTCTGAGCTCTTTGAGCTAATGCACCAGAATGGGGACTACACCCATTTCTACTTCTGCTATCGATGGTTTCTCCTGGACTTCAAGCGAG AGCTGGTGTATGATGATGTTTTCTCCGTCTGGGAGACAATCTGGGCAGCTGCACGAGTCTCCTCTTCGCACTATGTCCTCTTCATAGCCCTGGCCTTGGTGGAAATGTACCGGGACATCATTTTGGAAAATAACATGGATTTTACAGATATCATCAAGTTCTTCAATG AAATGGCCGAGCGGCACAACACCAAACAGCTCCTGAAGCTGGCCCGGGATCTCGTGTACAAAGTCCAGACGCTGATTGAGAATAAATGA
- the SGSM1 gene encoding small G protein signaling modulator 1 isoform X3: MAAAPAEAETRQRLLRTVKKEVKQIMEEAVTRKFVHEDSSHIISFCAAVEACVLHSLKRRAAGFLRSNKIAALFMKVGKSFPLAEDLSRKVQDLEQLIENTRNQVQGVQENARKVQKLPNLSPQAIKHLWIRTALFEKVLDKIVHYLVENSSKYYEKEALLMDPVDGPILASLLVGPCALEYTKMKTADHFWTDPSADELVQRHRIHSSHCRHDSPTKRPALCIQKRHSSGSMDDRPSLSARDYVESLHQNSRATLLYGKNNVMVQPRDDMEAIPGYLSLHQTADIMTLKWTPNQLMNGSVGDLDYEKSVYWDYAMTIRLEEIVYLHCHQQDSGGTVVLVSQDGIQRPPLRFPKGGHLLQFLSCLENGLLPHGQLDPPLWSQRGKGKVFPKLRKRSPQGSSESASDKEDDEATDYVFRIIYPSMQSEFVPQELIDTPGSSLPSMWQPSTRKSSCSSCSQNSSSDGGPSNGCNHERTPLKLLCDNMKYQILSRAFYGWLAYCRHLSTVRTHLSALVNHNIVSPDLPCNASCGLTAEIWQKYLQDSTSYEEQELLRLIYYGGIQPEIRKAVWPFLLGHYHFGMTEAERREVDDQIRAGYEQIMAEWLGCEAIVRQREKESHAAALAKCSSGASLDTHIQRMMHRDSTVSNESSQSCSSGRQSHARLQSDSSSSTQVFESVEDVEQTEADAQLEDGKQAKILNGMIANGTCSPESGHPSSQNFYSTSEHSFSTDDNATESSKTGACHQVKSGGAEAPKPQSSTNTLSEDKLVGEDLDSLEGEFPINGSLEVFIPVGGSTAGVLPDNEVVGLSVVDESWADSEAEKRSLVGSEDNLSEEPEMESLYPQLDSLAVADLANNEVSSVSSTGVTYSPELLDMYTVNLHRIEKDVQRCDRNYWYFTPANLEKLRNVMCSYIWQHIEIGYVQGMCDLLAPLLVILDDEALAFSCFTEVMKRMNQNFPHGGAMDTHFANMRSLIQILDSELFELMHQNGDYTHFYFCYRWFLLDFKRELVYDDVFSVWETIWAAARVSSSHYVLFIALALVEMYRDIILENNMDFTDIIKFFNEMAERHNTKQLLKLARDLVYKVQTLIENK; encoded by the exons CGGCCGTGGAAGCCTGCGTCCTGCACAGCCTGAAGCGGAGAGCAGCTGGGTTCTTGCGCAGTAACAAGATTGCAGCCCTGTTCATGAAGGTGGGCAAGAGCTTCCCTCTGGCAGAAGATCTTTCTAGAAAGGTCCAAGATCTGGAGCAGCTCATCGAGAACAC ACGAAACCAGGTACAAGGCGTCCAGGAGAACGCGCGCAAAGTGCAGAAGCTGCCGAACCTGTCTCCCCAGGCCATCAAGCACCTCTGGATCCGCACAGCCCTCTTTGAAAAGGTCCTGGATAAAATCGTGCATTACCTGGTAGAAAACAGCAG TAAATACTATGAGAAAGAAGCTCTCCTGATGGATCCTGTAGATGGACCAATTCTTGCTTCCTTATTGG TGGGGCCTTGTGCGCTGGAGTACACCAAGATGAAGACGGCAGATCACTTCTGGACTGACCCCTCTGCTGACGAACTCGTTCAGAGGCATCGCATTCACAGCTCACACTGTCGCCACGACTCTCCCACTAAGCGCCCTGCCCTCTGT ATTCAGAAAAGGCATTCGAGTGGCAGCATGGACGACCGGCCGTCACTGTCTGCCAGAGACTACGTGGAGTCTTTGCATCAGAATTCCAGAGCCACACTACTCTACGGCAAAAACAACGTCATGGTGCAGCCG AGAGACGACATGGAAGCGATACCAGGGTACTTGTCCCTTCATCAGACTGCAGACATCATGACATTGAAATGGACCCCCAACCAGCTAATGAATGGTTCTGTGGGCGATCTGGACTATGAGAAAAG TGTGTACTGGGACTATGCCATGACCATCCGCCTTGAGGAGATCGTCTACCTGCACTGTCACCAGCAGG ACAGCGGTGGGACAGTCGTTTTGGTGAGTCAAGATGGGATTCAGAGGCCTCCGCTCAGGTTCCCCAAAGGAGGGCACCTGCTACAGTTTCTGTCCTGCCTAGAAAATGGTCTCCTTCCTCATGGACAGCTGGACCCACCTCTTTGGTCACAGAGGGGGAAG GGGAAGGTGTTTCCAAAGCTGAGAAAGCGAAGTCCCCAGGGCTCTTCCGAGTCGGCATCTGATAAGGAAGATGATGAAGCTACGGACTACGTTTTCCGGATAATATACCCCAGCATGCAGTCAGAGTTTG TGCCCCAGGAGCTGATAGACACACCTGGCAGCAGCTTGCCTTCCATGTGGCAACCTAGCACCCGCAAGTCGTCCTGCTCCTCGTGCTCCCAGAACAGCTCCTCCGATGGTGGCCCATCCAACGGCTGCAACCACGAAAG AACCCCACTAAAGCTCCTGTGTGACAACATGAAGTACCAGATCCTCTCCCGGGCTTTCTATGGCT GGCTGGCATACTGTCGACATCTCTCCACTGTGCGAACCCACCTGTCTGCACTGGTTAACCACAACATTGTGTCTCCTGACCTACCATGTAAtgccagctgtggcctgactgCAGAGATATGGCAAAAATACCTGCAGGATAGCACG AGTTACGAGGAGCAGGAGTTGTTACGGCTCATCTACTACGGTGGGATCCAGCCTGAGATCAGGAAAGCCGTCTGGCCGTTCCTCTTGGGCCACTATCACTTCGGGATGACGGAAGCTGAGAGGAGAGAG GTTGACGATCAGATCCGGGCCGGCTACGAACAGATCATGGCGGAGTGGCTGGGCTGCGAGGCCATCGTTCGGCAAAGGGAGAAGGAATCCCACGCTGCGGCTCTGGCCAAGTGCTCTTCTGGGGCGAGCTTAGACACCCACATTCAGAGGATGATGCACAGAGATTCGACTGTCAGCAACGAG TCTTCCCAAAGCTGTAGCTCTGGCAGACAAAGCCACGCCCGGCTGCAGAGTGACTCCAGCTCCAGCACACAG GTGTTTGAATCAGTTGAGGATGTGGAACAGACCGAGGCAGATGCCCAACTCGAAGATGGCAAACAAGCCAAAATCCTAAATGGGATGATTGCCAATGGCACGTGTTCCCCTGAGTCTGGTCATCCCTCTTCCCAGAATTTCTACAGCACGTCAGAGCATAGCTTCAGCACTGACGATAACGCGACGGAATCCAGCAAAACCGGGGCCTGCCACCAAGTGAAATCCggtggggcagaagccccaaaACCACAGAGCTCAACCAACACACTATCAGAGGATAAGCTGGTGGGGGAGGATCTGGACAGCCTGGAAGGTGAATTTCCCATCAATGGAAGCTTAGAAGTCTTTATTCCAGTTGGCGGGAGCACAGCGGGGGTTTTGCCTGACAACGAAGTGGTGGGCCTTTCCGTGGTGGATGAGAGCTGGGCTGATAGCGAAGCTGAAAAGCGCAGCTTGGTGGGGAGTGAGGACAATCTGTCGGAGGAACCAGAGATGGAGAGCTTGTACCCACAGCTAGATTCACTAGCTGTGGCGGACTTGGCTAACAATGAAGTTTCTTCCGTCTCCTCAACTGGGGTCACCTATTCT CCAGAGCTCCTGGACATGTACACCGTGAACCTGCATCGCATTGAGAAGGATGTGCAGAGATGTGATCGGAATTACTGGTACTTCACGCCTGCCAACCTCGAGAAGCTCCGCAACGTCATGTGCAG CTACATCTGGCAGCACATTGAGATCGGCTATGTGCAGGGAATGTGCGACCTGCTGGCGCCTCTCCTGGTCATCCTGGACGATG AGGCGCTCGCGTTCAGCTGTTTCACCGAAGTTATGAAAAGGATGAACCAGAATTTCCCACACGGGGGAGCCATGGACACCCACTTTGCTAACATGAGGTCGCTGATCCAG ATCTTGGACTCTGAGCTCTTTGAGCTAATGCACCAGAATGGGGACTACACCCATTTCTACTTCTGCTATCGATGGTTTCTCCTGGACTTCAAGCGAG AGCTGGTGTATGATGATGTTTTCTCCGTCTGGGAGACAATCTGGGCAGCTGCACGAGTCTCCTCTTCGCACTATGTCCTCTTCATAGCCCTGGCCTTGGTGGAAATGTACCGGGACATCATTTTGGAAAATAACATGGATTTTACAGATATCATCAAGTTCTTCAATG AAATGGCCGAGCGGCACAACACCAAACAGCTCCTGAAGCTGGCCCGGGATCTCGTGTACAAAGTCCAGACGCTGATTGAGAATAAATGA